The stretch of DNA GCTGAGACTTCCCACATTTGGCAAGTGGGACCTCTATCCCACGTGGAAATATGGGGGCTATGAGGTCATTTATGGAGCAAGCTTCATAAATTATGGCGGTCGACACTCATCTGATGAGTTTTATTTTAGTCCTAAATTACCATGTTGTCATTTTATCGGTTTTCCTGACAATCGGGGTCATACAATGTCTCTACAAGAGTTGCTCTTATATACTACTCCCTTCGTCCAGAATTACTTGttgctcaaatggatgtatctagcactttTTTTTACGGGAACATGACGATCTatcttcaatcatggcagtacaacgaACACCAGAAATAATATAAATTACATCCGGATtcatagaccacctagcgacgactacaagaactggagcgagccgaaggcgcgccaccgtcatcgcccctcccttgccggagccgggcacaacttgttgtagtagacagtcgggaagtaaTCGTGCTACGCTCTCATAGGACCAACGCACCAGAATAgcaaccgccgccgatgaagagaAGTTTAGATCGGAAGGATCCAACCTGAAGATACATGAACAAGGACGAACAATGACCAGATCCGAGCGAATCCACCAAAGACAACCATCGACCAAATCTCGCGAGATccgccggagacacacctccacacgccttCCGACGGTGCTAAACACATCATTGGGAcgggggctaggcggggagaaccttattccatcttcaagAAGTCGTCGTCGTCTCGTCTTCTtgagcaggacacaaaccctaacaaaacttgAAGAAGCACCTAAAAACCGAAGCCCTCCTGCTGACAAGAGCCGGGATCCACCGCACACCCATAGCCCTAAGGCCACAGAAGACGTAGGAGATCGGCAACACCACCGACGGGAGACAGAAATTTTAGCCGCTTTTTCTTGGAGGAGGGACTGTTGTTAATGGATGATGTAGCGTAGGGGTCAAATCCTACCATTTCCTAGggcttttttcttgaaactatgTATTATCCTCATTTCATAATGTAGTATGCCCGTTCTTTTCGCGATTGAagtttgaccataaatttaatcAATATGGGTGACTGccggcgggagcaaaaattatagcAGTGAATTCTTTTTTTCAATGGTATAATTTTCGCTTCTGCCGCAGGCACCcacattagttaaatttatgattaAAGTTAAATCTTAAAAAGCGCAGACATACTACATTATGAAATGGAGAGAGTATCTAGCACTATGCGACAAGTTATTCGGAGTTGCAGATAATTCGGGACGGAGTGAGTATAAAATGTCGCATCTCCCCCCTGAAAAATAGAGAAAACAAACGGAAGTCTGTAATCCGAGAACCTTGCCAGCCAAGGAAGCTCGGCTGAGTCACCGGTCAATGCTTCGTGATCGCCATTATAATATCCTATCAGCAGCGAGACCAAGGAAAATTCAACAAGCAAGAAGAAATTGACACGACACGCACTCCATGCACTGACAGGTGTACCAGGCTAGCTCCTGCGCCCACCAGTCAGTGCCCCGCCTGCCTCACAACACTCGTACAGCCATACGTGAGGCGTGCGTGGGTGCGTCACTGCCGATGAAAGACGAGATGTAGGCCGTTGTGGTTGCGACAACTGCAGGTGCTGGCGACCATGTGCTCAAATGAAGCGAAATGTATATAATACGGTGATTTTTAAGTTTTAAATTTAGGGAGCGTAGAAACCTTCCGCTGCATGTTTGCATCGAGCCACTCCTCTCCACAGTATAAAAAGTTCGGCAGGAACCAAGTTTTTCCAACAGAAACGCACACGGTCCAGTTTGTTAAAACAGAGCAGCTAAGTTTTTCATTTGCTGAAGAACAGAGTGAGCTGCGAGAGAAAGCATAGAAGAGAGGCGAGCTTGCTAGCTGCAGCCATGGGGTTCTGCTGTGGGCCTTCGGATGTCCAGGTGCTCCCCAAGAACACCGCcacttcctcctcctcatccacCTCGTCTTCTGCTAAAGATTCCGGTGATGGCGGCAAGAAGAAACAGCAGCAAGGTGTAAAGGAGCAGGGGAAGGAGAAGAAGATGAGCAACCTTGACCGGGCCGCCCTCACAACGCCCCGCCTCCCCTTCCATTCTCGACCCGGTCTCATGTGATAAATTAGCCGAGAACAGCAGTGTATTTCATAGAAATATACGATCTTGTGTGTTCTCTTATTAGTCTACGGCGGAGTCTGGAACTTAGGATGCATAGCTCCATTGTCCCGTTGAAGTTTCGAGGTTTGTAGTGTGGCCATGTGTTCTATTTATTCATTGATGGGTTGGTTGTATCAATATATCCAAATTACAGGTGTGTTATACCAGAGTTCATTGTCCATCAGGATAACATATTTTTTTCCCTACTTCTTTTGTTGGAATATTATTCCCCTCGTTTGACTTAATTGACCAGATTGAACGAGCAAACCTTATCCTATTTTTTCCTGCTGAAGGTGCGGATGTGAGCAAGAACCAGGCAAAAGCAAATGAAAATGTTGTACCCAAAAAATAGTAGAGAAGTCGAAATGAAATTATTTTACTTGGGGAAGTGCAGTGATACAACCAAACAGCTCCGCTTTGTTAACTTGAACATGACATGGACAAAGCCAACAAAGGATTGGCTGATGATTCTTTTTTCCTTGGTTGGGGATTGGTTGATGGTTAGGTAGATGTTTTTCACAGTAAAATTCATTGCCGAAATCTAGCACCAGAGATCGCTATATAATGTGGTTTGTCACAATGATTTTCTCTAAAAAAATGGATCTTCTTTACATGATGCACAAAGGAGATTTAACTTTGAAGGGTAACTACCGAAACAACACTGGAATTGTCTTGCATTCTGACAGCAAAATTAGAAAGACCAGGACCATTGTGCCAGCCTTGTAGTCTATTTATCAAACATCATGAGAGTACAAAGAACATGAAAATTAACAAAAATTACATCCATGTTCGTAGACCACCTAGCAACGACTATAAACACTAGAGCAAGCCGCGAAGGCGCGCcaccgtcatcgcccctccctcgctGAAGCCAGGAAAAACTTGTCGTAGTAGGCAGTTGAGAaatcgtcgtgctaaggccctaAAGAACAAACACACCAAAACAAAAAATGTTGCCGATGAAGAGAAGCGTAGATTGGAAGAATCTAACATGTAGACAAGAGAATGCATAAGAACGAAGCCCGGATCCACACGGATTAACCAAAGACAAAACCGACTGAATCCCATGAGATCCGGcagagacacacctccacacgctcTCCGATGATGCAAGACGCACCCCTGGGACTGGGGCTAGGTGGTGAGAACCTTATTCCATTTTCAGGGAGTCGTTCCCGCCTCCCCTTCCTTCCTGAGCAGAACACAAACTCTAAATAGACTAAAAAATCACGTACAAATAAAGCATTAGCCCTCCTTTTTAAGGATCTTGATGCCGCATGCCATTGTTGTTCAAGTTGTAGCAAACGCCACCTGAACTGGGAGCGGCAATTTGGCTCTTGAGCACCATCGCGCTTGATGTCTAGATAAAAATGAAAAGATGTTTACAAGTTTCAAAAAAGTATTGGAAATATGTGAATGGTATGGTTTCACTACCAAGTATAGTGGGTGCAAGTGATGATGAGTAATAACTGACCCTTTCCACTCCTTCTCGCCGAGAAATAAAAACTCACATTT from Triticum urartu cultivar G1812 chromosome 3, Tu2.1, whole genome shotgun sequence encodes:
- the LOC125549466 gene encoding uncharacterized protein LOC125549466 — protein: MGFCCGPSDVQVLPKNTATSSSSSTSSSAKDSGDGGKKKQQQGVKEQGKEKKMSNLDRAALTTPRLPFHSRPGLM